The following proteins are encoded in a genomic region of Triticum dicoccoides isolate Atlit2015 ecotype Zavitan chromosome 1B, WEW_v2.0, whole genome shotgun sequence:
- the LOC119343583 gene encoding uncharacterized protein LOC119343583 produces MEEVMQLGKGISFSHMFEALRYDGPGDKIKLPPSSFKDLSDQGALDKGPMYFRLSKVRDRVPGASPDQDAEEATCCGVLEFTAREGSAQLPPHVWNNLFQSDIPDVPLIEVLYASLPKGTYAKLKPEGVGFSDLPNHRAVLETALRNHATLSENDVVMVNYGQLQYKLKVLELKPASSVSVLETDVEVDIEGPDSVFDNEENQHVLVPLETGKVESGAVEEGKFRYYKFSVEEGVAEKVVSGCANIEVKIESDTSGGDTDIYVSRHPLVFPTQHRHEWSSHEMGSKVLILKPKDATLVSGLYSVGVYGFKGTAKFQLSVAIKDVIDSQRIGEQGSVSSTVNGDSVVCKNCKRHISSRTSVLHEAYCVRHNVICMHDGCGVVLRKEAAADHVHCNKCGQAFQQREMEKHMKVFHEPLNCPCGVVLEKEEMVKHQSSTCPFRLIVCRFCGDTVQAGGQPLDVRDRLRNMCEHESICGSRTAPCDSCGRSVMLKEMDIHAIAVHQKS; encoded by the exons ATGGAAGAGGTGATGCAACTAGGAAAGGGGATCTCTTTTTCACACATGTTTGAAGCACTGCGATATGACGGTCCAGGGGATAAGATTAAGCTGCCACCATCTTCTTTCAAGGATTTATCCGATCAAGGAGCGCTTGACAAAGGTCCCATGTACTTCAGGCTGTCCAAGGTTAGGGACAGAGTTCCAGGTGCCTCTCCAGATCAAGACGCCGAGGAGGCAACCTGCTGTGGCGTTCTTGAATTCACTGCAAGGGAAGGCTCTGCACAACTCCCACCACATGTCTGGAACAATTTGTTTCAGAGTGACATCCCAGATGTTCCTTTGATTGAGGTTTTGTATGCAAGTTTGCCCAAAGGGACATATGCGAAACTTAAGCCGGAAGGAGTGGGATTCTCGGATCTCCCTAACCATAGAGCTGTCCTTGAAACGGCACTGCGCAATCACGCAACGCTATCTGAAAATGATGTTGTCATGGTCAACTACGGACAACTGCAGTATAAGTTGAAGGTTCTTGAGTTGAAGCCCGCATCAAGTGTTTCTGTGCTGGAGACGGATGTTGAAGTTGACATTGAGGGACCAGATTCAGTTTTCGACAATGAAGAAAATCAACATGTGCTTGTGCCGCTCGAGACTGGGAAGGTCGAATCTGGAGCTGTGGAAGAAGGGAAGTTCAGGTACTACAAATTTTCTGTCGAGGAAGGTGTGGCTGAGAAAGTTGTGTCTGGTTGTGCAAATATTGAGGTTAAGATAGAGTCTGATACAAGTGGCGGTGACACTGATATTTATGTTTCAAGGCATCCTTTAGTATTCCCAACTCAGCACCGTCATGAGTGGTCATCTCATGAGATGGGATCTAAGGTTCTTATACTCAAACCAAAGGATGCTACTTTGGTCAGTGGCCTTTACAGTGTTGGGGTTTACGGTTTCAAGGGCACAGCGAAGTTTCAACTTTCTGTAGCTATTAAGGATGTTATTGATAGCCAAAGGATTGGTGAACAGGGTAGTGTGTCATCAACCGTCAATGGTGACTCAGTGGTTTGTAAGAACTGCAAACGTCATATATCTAGCCGGACCTCAGTACTTCATGAGGCATACTGTGTGAGGCACAATGTTATTTGCATGCATGATGGATGTGGAGTAGTTCTTCGTAAGGAAGCAGCAGCAGATCATGTGCATTGCAATAAGTGTGGACAAGCTTTCCAGCAGAGAGAAATGGAGAAGCACATGAAAGTCTTCCATGAGCCGCTGAACTGCCCCTGCGGGGTAGTTCTAGAAAAGGAAGAAATG GTCAAACATCAATCCTCAACCTGCCCATTTCGCTTGATTGTGTGCCGTTTCTGTGGCGACACGGTTCAAGCTGGTGGACAGCCGCTGGATGTTCGAGATCGGCTTCGAAACATGTGCGAACATGAGAGTATCTGTGGATCCAGGACTGCACCATGCGACTCTTGTGGGCGATCGGTCATGCTTAAGGAGATGGACATTCATGCAATTGCTGTCCATCAAAAGAGCTGA